A portion of the Homalodisca vitripennis isolate AUS2020 chromosome 2, UT_GWSS_2.1, whole genome shotgun sequence genome contains these proteins:
- the LOC124355151 gene encoding protein limb expression 1 homolog isoform X2 — translation MMVVSDQTSTPQFPWFQPEPGPCPMRVNVVEALQEFWQMKQTRGADLRNGALVIYESVPSQSPPYVCYVTLPGGSCFGSFQNCPTKAEARRSAAKIALMNSVFNEHPSRRISDDFIEKAVAEARASFKGDPEEADNPNTGIGAFRFMLETNKGRTMLEFQELMTVFQLLHWNGSLKAMRERQCSRQEVVAHYSNRALDDDMRSQMALDWIAREQECLGALGRELHQAERELETARLAGRELRFPKEKKDILMLAHTQVSGGSLSS, via the exons TAAACGTTGTGGAGGCCCTGCAAGAGTTCTGGCAGATGAAGCAGACTCGTGGAGCTGACCTCAGGAACGGTGCTCTAGTCATCTACGAATCAGTTCCGTCCCAGAGTCCGCCTTATGTCTGCTACGTCACGTTACCAGGAGGTTCCTGCTTCGGAAGTTTTCAG AACTGTCCAACAAAAGCGGAAGCGAGGAGAAGTGCTGCGAAGATCGCCCTGATGAATTCCGTTTTCAACGAGCATCCTTCGAGAAGGATATCGGATGACTTCATTGAGAAGGCAGTTGCCGAAGCCAGAGCGTCTTTTAAG GGTGACCCTGAAGAAGCCGACAACCCGAACACAGGGATTGGGGCATTCCGCTTTATGCTGGAGACCAATAAGGGCAGGACCATGCTGGAGTTCCAGGAGTTGATGACCGTGTTTCAGCTGCTTCACTGGAACGGCAGCTTGAAAGCGATGCGAGAGAGACAATGCTCCCGTCAGGAG GTGGTAGCACATTATAGTAACCGCGCACTGGACGATGACATGCGCTCGCAGATGGCACTGGACTGGATTGCACGAGAGCAGGAGTGTCTGGGCGCGCTGGGCCGAGAGCTACACCAGGCGGAGCGAGAGCTAGAGACTGCCAGGCTGGCCGGACGCGAGTTGCGCTTCCCCAAGGAGAAGAAGGACATCCTCATGTTGGCCCACACACAGGTCAGCGGAGGTTCCCTCTCCAGCTAA